A single genomic interval of Monodelphis domestica isolate mMonDom1 chromosome X, mMonDom1.pri, whole genome shotgun sequence harbors:
- the TREX2 gene encoding three prime repair exonuclease 2: protein MAELPTCETFVFLDLEATGLPNAHPEIAEISLFAIHRFSLEHPERDESGTLQLPRVLDKLTLCMCPEQNFTPKASEITGLSNQNLADNHKAGFNGAVIRALREFLKRQKSPICLVAHNGFDYDFPLLRTELQRLGADLPGGTVCLDTLPALRGLDKVHHHSTRASHGKKSYSLGNLYRRYFDDEPQAAHSAEGDVYALVMVFLHRAQELLQCVQTEAQNWDEIQPMYTPRKRRLSGGSLDA, encoded by the coding sequence ATGGCTGAATTACCAACGTGCGAGACCTTCGTCTTCCTGGACCTTGAGGCCACCGGCCTTCCCAACGCCCATCCCGAAATTGCAGAGATCTCTCTGTTTGCCATCCATCGGTTCTCTCTGGAGCACCCAGAGAGGGATGAGTCGGGCACTCTCCAGCTGCCTCGGGTTCTCGATAAGTTGACCCTGTGCATGTGCCCTGAGCAGAACTTCACCCCAAAGGCTTCAGAGATCACAGGCTTGAGCAATCAGAACCTGGCCGACAACCACAAGGCAGGCTTCAATGGCGCTGTGATCAGAGCCCTCCGGGAGTTCCTGAAGCGGCAGAAATCTCCCATCTGCCTAGTTGCCCACAATGGTTTTGACTATGACTTTCCCCTCCTTCGCACTGAGCTGCAGCGGCTGGGTGCAGATCTGCCCGGTGGCACCGTCTGCCTGGACACACTCCCTGCACTGAGGGGCCTGGACAAAGTCCACCACCATAGCACCAGGGCGAGCCATGGCAAAAAGAGCTACAGCCTTGGCAACCTGTACCGCCGGTATTTCGACGACGAGCCCCAAGCCGCCCATTCGGCCGAGGGAGATGTTTACGCGCTGGTCATGGTCTTTCTCCATAGGGCCCAGGAGCTCCTTCAGTGTGTGCAGACCGAAGCCCAGAACTGGG